One Paenibacillus riograndensis SBR5 DNA segment encodes these proteins:
- a CDS encoding AraC family transcriptional regulator, producing MNIKRNLTAEEIAAEAGYSLYHFSRVFSLCKGMSVMEYVRSRKLSLAAVELFSGKRIIDIALDYGFETQSGFTKAFRKAFGYSPSQYAARMEGFLQMGSKIDIGGYMMNPVIVQKPAFKVAGYGIETNVAEGNYTKDIASFWSHYEGENLESKMYDILNPPKHGEVGLCVPAFDSGNAVYLLGVIVEDFSRVTDEMITVDVPEAEYAVFTTPPVDTSEGKDQEEFVQTIKSTWKYIFEEWFPGSGYVYDEGKLNFEFYDERCHSRVDTVMEIYVPVKKRAGK from the coding sequence GTGAATATTAAAAGAAATCTGACTGCTGAGGAGATTGCGGCGGAGGCCGGGTATTCGCTGTATCACTTCAGCCGGGTGTTCAGCTTGTGCAAGGGGATGTCCGTGATGGAGTATGTGCGCAGCCGGAAACTGTCCCTGGCCGCAGTCGAACTGTTCAGCGGCAAGCGTATTATTGATATCGCGCTGGATTATGGCTTTGAAACGCAGAGCGGGTTCACGAAGGCGTTCCGTAAGGCTTTTGGCTACAGTCCCTCGCAGTACGCGGCGCGGATGGAAGGCTTTTTACAGATGGGCTCTAAAATAGATATTGGAGGTTATATGATGAATCCAGTGATTGTACAGAAACCTGCATTCAAGGTTGCAGGCTACGGCATAGAAACAAATGTAGCGGAAGGAAATTATACGAAGGATATTGCATCGTTCTGGAGCCACTATGAAGGAGAAAATCTGGAATCCAAAATGTACGATATTCTAAATCCGCCCAAACACGGCGAAGTTGGTTTATGTGTTCCGGCTTTTGACAGCGGAAATGCTGTTTATCTGCTTGGGGTCATTGTGGAGGACTTCAGCCGGGTCACCGATGAGATGATCACCGTGGATGTGCCAGAAGCGGAGTATGCCGTGTTCACCACACCGCCAGTGGATACCTCCGAAGGGAAGGATCAGGAAGAGTTCGTGCAGACCATCAAGAGCACCTGGAAGTATATTTTTGAAGAGTGGTTTCCGGGCAGCGGATATGTGTACGATGAAGGCAAGCTCAACTTTGAGTTTTATGACGAGCGCTGTCATTCCCGGGTGGATACGGTGATGGAGATTTATGTTCCGGTGAAGAAGCGGGCGGGAAAATAG